The Cyclobacterium amurskyense genome contains the following window.
TGCTGCACTGATTTGAGGTTGGTTGTCCACTATATGTTCCCACCCGAATCCACTTCCAAGCATGACCAAGTCGAAAGAAAAAGTGCCAAATATAGTATTCTTTAATTGTTGATTTAAAACATTGTTTTCATTAAAAAATACAGGGCCATTTTTTTTATAGTAATTCAAATAATCCTGAATGCCTGACAAATCTGTATGTTCCCTAACCATTTTCCAAAAGGGAGTGTCTTTTTTTTCATTGTACTTAAAGTGAAGGGCTATAAACCATTTAATATAGTCCCAGGATCTATTAATTTTAGAATTATATCTGGCTTGTGCTGCTTCAAGGTTTTTTTCATTTTTCAGGTATTTTTCAAACTTTTCCAGCTGAAGGATAATCATATGCAGACCTGTAGATTCCAGAGGCTCTACGAAAGCGAAAGCATTACCTATGGCTATGGTATTGCCTGACCAACTTTTTTCGTATCGCCCCGATTTGAAACGGATTACTTTTTCATCATTTATCTCTGGACAATATTTTCTCAATTCACTTCTGGCTTCCTCTGCTGAGCAAAATTTATCAGAATAAACATAGCCCAAATGATTTTCTCTTTGTGTAGGGGTTTCCCAAAGCCAACCGTGATTCAGGGTTGAGGCTGTGGTATAAGGTTTTATTCCATTTGTATGGCTAGCTTTACCTAAGATGGCTGAGTTAGTCATTAAGCTATCTCCATAGTCCACCCAGTTGGATTTTAAGGCTTTGCCCAATAAATAGCTGGAAAATCCTGTACAATCAAAATACATGTCGAATTTCAACTCTTTCTGTTGATCCGTTTGTAAATAATCTATATCGCTGTTGTTTTTTTTAAGGAATGTTTTTTCAATTTTAGCATCTATATGATTTATTTTGGCAAGTTGAATTTTTTCTTTAAGGTATTTAACAAGTAGCTCGTTATCAATATGATAAGCCATGCCGCTTTTGACTTTTATGGGTAGGACCTCTCCATTTCTGCTGATAAAAGGAGCTTTATCGGCCGCCATCATTCGGGTAGTAAGTGAAGTATAATCCAAGCTTTGCTTGTATCTTAAAGAAGCAATAGTATCCATTCTACCAAAAGGATTTAAGTAATGCTTGTCCTCTTTTCTTCCCCAATTAAATTTTACACCTAATTTTAAGGTTGGTTTGGTGGCGTTGAAAAATTCGTGAACTGAAAATCCCAAGATGCTGTGAATAAATTTCAGAAGTAGAGGAGTACTCGCTTCCCCAACACCTATTATTGGGATTTTTGAGCTCTCTATAACTGTGATATTTTTATCGCCAAATTTTTTTTTTAGATACAGTGCCGTAAAATAGCCTGCAGTACCTCCTCCAATTACCCCAATATCTCTTACATCTTTAAAATCTTGCATTATTTTTGGTTGTTATTTAAAATAAAAATTTGAGTTTATGGATTTATTATTTAAATTTAACAAGAATTAATTTTTAAACTAATAAAAAAATGGCTTCAACAACAAACAGCAATCAAAAAGATAAAAAAGAATGGGTTAATCCTGAGTTTTTAACAGAAAATATTCAGGAAACCAATAGCGGTGGATGGTCTTCTGGTTCTTTAGAATCTGGCTGGTATGGCTCATAAACTATGAATTTTCAGTAGATTAGTATAGCCTGTTCAATAATTACTTAGGTTATTGGGTGATTTATAATTACAACAAATTGTTGTTGTCTTCCTATTACAATAGCAGTAAAAAATGTGCAGCTGATTGGATGCATTTAGAGAAGATTTTCCATTTACCTGCCCTACGGAATTAGATTGAAATTCCGGAGCATATTGGCACTATTTTTTTGAGTGTGAATTATTGGTAAAATAGCGGTTCGCTTATTCAAGACCAAAGGGTTTTACAATATATTTCACGCCTTTTTGAATTGTGTGTTTTTTGAGCTAAAAGTTATATTTAAATGAAGGGCTATACTCTAAATAACTAAGACTCGCTTCATGAGAAAAGGCCTTTAACATGATTTTTTCATTTAAGGTCATGATTTTGTTGGCTTCTCCCAGTTCAGGTTTATTGGTTGCTAATTTCCCCCAATCATAACCACTCCCTAACATAACCAGGTCGAAAGAAAAAGTGCCAAAAATAGCATTCTTTTCTATGTGCGGTAAAGGATGGGTTTTATCTAAAAACAATGGTCCATTTTATGTATAATATTTTAAGTTGTATTTAGCTTTAGAAGTTGTTACGTTAGCTTCTTATATGAAGTATTTTTCAAATTTTTCCAATTGAAAAATAACCATGTGCAATCCAGTAGATTCCAGCGGTTCTACAAAAGCAAAGGCATTCCCTAAGGCATTGGTGTTGCCTGACCAACTTTTTTCGTACTTCCGTGATTTAAAATGGATAACTTTTTCATCATTTACCTCAGGACAATAATTCCTCAACTCACTTCTTACCTCGTCTGCTGAGCAAAACTTGTCAGAAAAAACATAACCTAAATGGTTTTCCTTTTGTGAAGGCGTTTCCCATAACCAACCTTGATTTAGCGTTGATGCTGTGGTATAAGGTTTAATTCCATTTGTATGGTTGGCTTTTCCTAGAATGGCGGAATTGGTCATCAGGCTGTCTCCACAATCTACTCAATTGGTATTTAAGGCTTTGCCCAATAAATGGCTTGAAAACTCTGTACAATCAAAATACATGTCGAATTTCAATTCCTTCTGCTGATCCGTTTGTAAATAATCTATTTCATTGTTTTCTTTTTTATGAACAGCTTTTTCAATTTTAGTGTCTAAATGTTCTATCTTGGTAAGGCTGATTTTTTCTTTCAGGAACTTCACTATAATTTGGTTATCAATATGATAGGACAGTCCATTATTGATGTATATTGGTAAACCCTCTCCATTTCTGCTGATAAATGGCGTTTTATCGTTTGCCATTAGGCGTGTGTTAAGAGAAGTGAAATCCAGACTCTGTTTTATTCTTAAGGAAGCAGCAGTATGCATTATTCCAAAGGGGTTTAAGTAATGCTTGTCCTCTTTTCTTCCCCAATTGAATTTTACACCTAATTTTAACGTGGGCTTGGTGGCTTTAAAAAATTCCTGAACAGAAATACCAAGCATGTTATGAATAAATTTTAAAAATAAAGGGAAGTGGCTTATCCGACGCCTATAATAGGTATCTTGGAACTTTCTATAAGTGTAATGCGCTTATACTTGAATTTTTTATTAAGAAACAATGCCGTTAAATAACCTGCGGTGCCTCCCCCAATTACGCCAATGGTTTGTATGTCTTTTAATGCTGTTATTGTTTAAAAAAAAAAGTTCATAAATTATAATAGTTAAGTTAAGCAAGAATTAACTTTTAAACTAATAAAAAAAGGCTTCGACAGAGAGCGGCAATCAAAAAAAATGGGTCGATCCTGGTTTTTTAACAGCAAATTATCCTATAACCAATAATAGACTTGTGAGGTCTGGAATAGAAGATAAAAGATACAAAGACTAAATTTTTTTTAAATCGTCAATTTTAAACAAATCAAAATCCTTTTTATAAAAATGACTGATTAAAGACTGTAACTCTTCGTCATAATAAGACCTATAGGGGAGATGATTGGACGAATTGATTTTTTCTGGTGACTTAAAAGGTAAATTTAGCCTTGAAAAAACACTTTTAAGGTCTTTTTCCATGTTTTCGGTTTGGCCAATAAAATCAACTAAAATTTCATTATGTTCACCTGTGATATAATCACATTGAGGTCTAAAGAAAAGACTGGTTTGATTTGATTCTCTCTGAATCAATAATTTCATATATGCCCTGCATTTGGTTACATTGGTATATTCTTTGGATAGTAATGGGTGTTTAAAAAAGCAAGCAGAAACAAACCTTTCATAAGGGTTACGCATAAAAGCAAATTTTAGATAGCTGGTCCATATTTCCGGACTTAAGTGAGGTTTGATCTCAAGTGCAGTGATATGCCCATTTTTGCGCTTCTTAAAATCCCCCGTTTGTAATTTTGAATGGTGAAAAAGTGCTACCTGTTCTTCGTCTCCAACTTCCAGAAAAGGTCTTAGGGCAAAACGAACAGCATGAGTACCTGTCTTAGGTATGGCAAAAGAAATAAATTTATGGCTATGGCTTATGATCATGGGATTTTAAATTTTAAATTTGAACATGCGCTATGTTCTGGTTACTGTATGTTCTCCTGAGTTTTTTTTAGGTACAAAAGTGCTTATACAATCCTTTTTAAAAGAGAATTCATGGTATGAGGGAGAAATAATTGTTATTAATGACGGACTAACAAGTTATCAAAAAAATGAATTGGAAGAAAGATTCAATGTTTCATTTGTTGAGATCGGTGCGGGTTTGAATGATAAAATCACCCATTTAATTAAAGTATTTCCTCATTTTCATCATTTTAAATCTAGGTTTTATTCGTTAGAATGTTTTTCTTTTCAAAATTACGACAAAATTTTATTTTGCGACAGTGATTTACTTTGTACAGGTGACATTAGGAGGCTTTATGAGAATGAGGAAAATTTCTCTGCAGCCTGGGATTATCGTAAAATCATGGGTTATGTTCGGCACCAAGATTCCTTTATGTTCTCAAAACCTGAATTCGTTCCAGAAAAGTTTAAAGAATTTTTCATTTCAGGACTCTTCAATACAGGGGTAATGGCCATTGGAGCCACCTTGGTTAAACAAAATGCCTATCAACGAATATTGTATGAATTAATTCCAGAAACCTATGAGAAGATAAAAACAGGGCATACGGATACAGTGGTTTTAAATAAATTGTTCTTGGATCAGGTGACATGGTTGGATCAAAATTACAATGCCTATTGGCCTATAACTTCAAATATGGCAACGGTTGAAGGTTTTATTCATTTTATTGGGAAACAAAAACCTTGGTCTGCAAATATAGACCATAAGAATAAATGGGTTCGTAAATGGTGGGAGTATGCCAATGAATAAGCCTAAAGTATTTTGTGTTGGTTTTCACAAGACGGGAACTACGTCAATCGGGAAAGCTCTGGAAGCATTGGGGCTAAAGAATGTTCATGGTGCTGGTTTGATTAGGAGTGCCGTTGGAGATAGACGGATGATGGAAATGCTTTTTAGAGAAGATTATGAATTGTTTTTTAAATTGGCTGAAAGTTATGATTCATTTAATGACAACCCATGGTTTAAAATTTACAAAACCCTCGACCAGCACTTTCCGAATAGTAAATTTATACTGACCTTGAGGGAGGAAAAAGAATGGTACGAAAGTGCGGTTAGGTATTTTGGAAAGTCAAGTTCAGCCATGAGGCTTTGGCTCTATGGCAAAGGAAACCCGCATGAAAACAGAGAAAGGTTTGTGAATGTTTACAGGAAACACAATCTTGAAGTACAAGATTATTTTACACATCGACCTTCTGATTTATTGGTGTTACCCCTTAATGAATTGAACAAAATGAATAAAATTACCAGTTTTTTGGGTTTGCCCGAAAACGGAATTGTATTCCCACATTACAATAAAGGTCATGATCATTAGCCATAAACACCGGTTTATTTTTATAAAAACAAATAAAACAGCAGGAACGTCTTTTGAAATAGCCTTATCTTCTATTTGCGGTCCAAAAGATATTTTGACACCTATTTCACCAAAAGACGAAAGGGTAAGGGCCTTTTTGGGTTATTGTGGTCCTCAAAATTACCAAAATAAAGATGTATTATTTCGTGCGCACACTTCCGCATCCTCTATTAAGAAGAATATAGCGCCTGAAATCTGGGAAACCTATTTTAAATTTTGCTTTGAGAGAAATCCATGGGACAAGGTAATTTCCCACTACTATTGGAGAGGAGGAGAAATAAAATACAAAGGATTGGATACGTATCTTGAAGCGGGGGAATTGGGGAAAATCAAAGCCTTTTCTCAATATGCTTATGGCGATAAAATATTGGTAGATAAGATTTATAAATTTGAACAATTGAATCAGGCCGTTATAGCCCTTAAGCAACGTTTGGAATTGCCAGAATCGTTTCGTTTACCTGATTATAAAGCCAAATCAGGTTTTAGAAAATACCAGGCAGATTACAGGACTTTTTACACTAAACAACAACAAGAATTAATTGGAAAAACATTCAAGCGAGAAATCAATTTAATGGGATATCAATTTTAATGTATTTAGTTCAAGCCAAATCATTTTGAGGAATCTTATTAATCGCGCCGTCTAAATATTCAAAAATAAAATGAATTCTGGCTGTTATTCCGGTGTTTTTTACGCCATGCAATCCTGAATTGTCTACTTCTACCGCTGTTCCTTTGGTGAAATTATAGGAAACACCACGAATGGTAAAAGCCACATCTGGATTGGTGATAATTGGAACATGGATTTTATGAGGGATCCAGCCTCTGGTATTTCCGTCTATATGCTCTGGAATAATGGTTCCGGGTTGCATTTTGGCAAACATTACCCTGGGGAAATAGCCTGATTTGTAACCAAAGGGCTTAACAGCTTGTTTCATGATGGGGAGTAAGATACTTCGGTATTTCTCCCATAAAGGCAAGTCAAAATAGTCTACTGGATCACTTTTTTTATTGCTCCAACGGAAATTAATATGGTTCACCTGGGCCAAAGAATATTTCTTGTTGGGATTGATGGCTGCGTCGGTATCCCATTGTTGCATTAGTTCAGGAAGGAGCTGTAACAAAGGTAAAACATCCACTTCTCCAAGCACCCTTACTGAATTTGTCTTATTGCTGTTTTTTTCCATATGAACCTAAAAATTAATGAAGATAAAATTAAACTAAAAATGACTATTTTTGAGAAATTCAATGGTTTTTTTAGATATAAATTACGTTGCAAGAAACTAAAATATAAATAATTTACCGTGAAATTATACGATTTCAAATTAATATTTTTGGCCTTTACTTACAGTGCTTTTATTAGGTTTCTGATGTGCTTCGTCAAATTTAACCAGTATGAAAAGCTGTTAGGTACAAGAAATCATAAATCACCAATAGTCCAACCTAGGCCGGATGAGTTAGTGCATATTGATCGAATTCAAAAGATTATTTACAGCGTCAATAAATACACTCCCTGGGAAGGTAAATGCATGGTCAAGGCTCTTTCTGCAAAGTGGCTGTTGGCAAGTAAGGGAATAAAAAGTACGTTGTATTTTGGTATATCGCCCGATAGAAATCCAAACAAGCCACCCAAACTCCTCGCACATGCCTGGTTAAAAGTAGGAGATGAATTTATATCAGGGAGAAAAGGGCACCGCAGGTATAAAGTGGTTAATTTTTATAGTTGAACCCTTTGTGATAATTACCTAAATGATTTTCCTAAACATTTAAAACCTTTGTTGTTGATAGAGGTTTTGAAAAATACCTTGCTCACTGGCCAATTGGCTGAAATTACCCTCTTGAGCTATTTTTCCTTCATCTACAACATATATGTGATCGCATTCTTTTAAATTATACAAACGATGGGTGATCAATAAAATAACCTTATCGGCCGCAACACGTCTAAGTTGTTCGAAGATGTGGTTTTCTGAAAGGGCATCTAATGCGCTGGTAGGTTCATCTAAAACCACAATGGATGCATTCCGGTAAAATGCCCTTGCAATGGCGAGTTTTTGCCATTGCCCACCACTCAGTTCCTGCCCTTCAAAGAAAATTCTCCCCATTTTTGTATCAACTCCATTTTTCAGTTGGTCTATAAAGGTATCCGCATTGGCATCAAAGATGGATGTATCCAACCGATCTGTATTGATAGCATTCTCATCATCTCCTATGGAAATAATTTCTTTTATGGATAGAAAGTATTTTTGAAAGTCCTGGAAAAGAAAAACTGTTTTCTTTCTAAAATCAGTAGGATTTATTTCCTGGAGTTTATGGTTGCCTATAATAATATCGCCTTCCTGAGCATTGTATAAACCAGAAATTAGTTTCACCAGCGTTGATTTACCTGAACCATTGGCTCCCACCAAACCTATCATTTTACCCATAGGTAGCGTCATATTTATGTTATTGAGTACCTCTGGAAAATTTTTTCCATAAGAAAAACTCAGGTTTTTGATCTTAATACTGAAATCTTTGTCTGGGAAAGGGGTACTAGAAGGTTTTTCTACTGTTTCAGCAAGCTCAAAAAATTTAAAAAGGTCTCTGAGAAAAATTCTTTGGTGAAATAAATTGACCAGGGCGAGAAGAAAACCCTTTAGGTTGGATTGAATTCTTTGAAGTCCCTGTATATAGACTACCAATAAACTAATGGCAATGGTTTCCAGAAATGCTTGTTGGACCACTCCAAATAAAACTATAAAAAGAGCGATAACCTCAAGACTTTCTGCCAGCAGGCTGTAGCGAAGCAATTTTTGCTGAAGTGCTTCTTTCTTGGTGAATATATGCTTTCTTATTTTGCTAAATCGTTTGATAAAAGACTGCCCAAAGTTTAAGGTTCTTAATTCCTTGGCATGTGTTGTAGAAGTCAGTATCTGATGATAATAGGCTGCCTGACGTTCCATTGGAACCAATTTCTTCTCCAAACGATGCAAGACATAGCCATTGTACCATTTCACAATGGCTAAAGGTAAAACCACCAATAAAATAATCCATGCGTAAGTGGTGATAAGTGTAAAAAAATAAGCCATTAAGAACAGCAAGCTAAGAACATTGGTGAACAAGACTTGAAAATGTTGTAAGATTAAGGGCAATTTATACAAAGCTTGCTTCTGGGCAAGGTGAACATTGTCATGGTACTTGTCATCCTCAAAATAAGAAAAGGGTATGGCAATCGATTTTTCCAGCATCAAGCCTATGGTGTGGTCGGTAATTTTCTGCTGTTGAATTTGTCCGAGATAGGAAAGCAATTGTTGAATAAGGTTAACCAATAGTTGCCCCAGTCCTAAAGCAATCAACCAGAACATTACCTGCTCAAAATCCCTGTCCAACGACATGATTTCATCAAAAAGGGATTTAGTGGCATATAAGATCCCCACAGGTAAGATGGCTACCAATATTTGAAAGAAAAATTGTAAAAGTGTATTATTAGGGCTTACCCTAAAAGTAAGTTGTAAGGCCTTGTAAAAATCCTTGCCAAACGATAAAAACCATGCTTTACCTGAACACCATTTGTTTTTAAATTTTACCAATCGTTTAAATTTTATAATAAGTTATACACTAAAAAACAAATTCATTGTATATCACAGATAGCCCAATCTAGCCATCATTTTTTTGTTTTTATTAATAATTTCATTCACCAAATGGGGAGGTATCTCCTTTAGTCCTCGTCCAGTTTCTCCCTTATTGAAAAAAACTTTATTACTTGAAGGCTTCTCGAAAAAGCCAAACTTTTCTTCTTGTTGTTTTAAATTTTCAAAAGAGCAAGCAGTAATGGCTTTCTCTATTTTTGCTGTATTATATGGGATACCTAAAGTTTTCAATGCAAAAGGAAAAGTTTCGTAAGGTTTATTTTTCATGTCTTCATATTTCACCAGATGGACAGGGATTTTCTTTTGATTAAGCCATCCTTCTACATGTTGGGTCCAGGAGCCCATAAACTGGTAAATTTCATGAGAGGAGTTGTTTTTTTTGGATAAATATCCTTTTTCATTGTTTATAAACTGCCTTGCGATCTTTTCATAAGATACAGCTTTATGGTTGGCAAAAGAAAGGGCCACATCAAGTGGATTTCTTACAATATAAATGATATGTCGGCTAGAAACTTCAGGAATGATAGGGTTTTGACTTTCAAAGGAAGAGTTAAAGGCATCGTGAATTTTAACAAATAGGGGTTCTTTCAGAGATTTATTCAATTCACTATACGCGAGCTTTCGTAACGGCTGTAGTTCATCTATGTGAAGATCATCCAAGCAGGTGTCTAAATATAGTTCGGGCAATCGTTTATTCGAATACCAAAGTTTCCCATGGTTCAAATTGCAGAGGTTCACTTGTCCATCATTGAAAAAAGCACTCAAAAATGCCCTAAACCATGTATTTCCTGATTTCGGGTAGGAGGCTAACCATATGATATTTGGTTCAGCCATTTTTTGAAATGATTTGCTTATCGATAGCCTCGGCAAAATCTTTAAAGCTTGTCATTTCTCTAGGTCTTGAAGCCAGCCAGAAAGAGGTGTTTTTTGCTAAATAAGTAAGGTCCTTGAATTTTAAATTATTCTTTCCCATTCCGCTAAGCCATTGTTTTCGGTAAAAGTTATCATTTAAATACCCAAAACCTTCTTTGCCATTAAGATCGGTAATTTCAATTTTTTCCTCTCCAATTTTTAAGAAAACAAGGCCTGCAATTTCTCTGGGGCTAGGATCAAATGTGTCATGAAACAGAACACCGTATTTTTCTACGGCAGGGCGTATCTGGTAAATGCTTTCTTGGTCAAAAACAGTTTGCGCTTCAAGGGTGTTTTGCCATATACGGATCATGGGGTAGGAGGGAGTGACCATGTTTTTATTGGCCGTATTATGAAACATTACTATGTCATCAGAGAAGAGGGGGTAGCCAAGCTGATGCAGCATTAAGGCAGTAGTGGATTTTCCCACTCTGGAAGGGGCCACAAAAAGCCAAACTTTACCGTTTTTATCGATTATACCGGAGGCATGGATGAGTAGTTTGTTTCTTTGAAAAAGAGCTGCGGCCAGTGCATTGGAATAGAAAAAAACCAAGACGGAATCCATGTTATCAGTCAGTGGCTGAATAATTATTTCATTGCCGTTTTTAACAAAATATTTCCCAACTTTTGGCATCTCATATAAAAATTCATCGGCATTGAATCTACACATTGCCCGGGTAGTGGTTATTGACTGGGAGAATAAACCATCCGTTTTACCAATCTTTACAACAATAGTGTCGTTTTCAGTTCCATTGTCCACTAAAGGTTGGAAGGCGGGTAGCACAATCTCCGACCTTATGGGAATACCAAAAACGGTGTATAAATAACTCATAGGGTAAATATTGAGCAATTTTTTGGCAAAGCAAAACCTATTTTTCTCTGTATTTGATATCAAATAATTTGCAATACGGTATGTATAACAAAAAATGCAATTCGAAATAATTAAAATGCTTTTAAAATTATATACAAATTTTGTTTTTATTTTTAGTAAAAATGAAGTTAATATTGGGGTCGAAAGTCTTCATTTATAATTAAATTGATGTGTTTTTAAATGGTTTGAAATAAAACAGAAAACTGGATGAATTATAATGAAGTTATGGGACTGATGTGGCGAAGCTATGTTCCTTATAACGTGTGTTTTAGGGTTTGAGCCAGACAATTAAAAGGGCAGTTATTTGGAATAGCCTAGAAGTTTTTGGAAACCAAATTCTGGGAATATCCTTAACTGTAATATTGGCCCGATTACTTTCTCCTGAAGATTTTGGTTTAATTGGAATGGTTTCAGTGATTACAATGGTTTCTTCGGTTGTAATAGATGGAGGAATCGCTGCCACCGTCATTCAAAAACCAGAATTGACCAAACGCGGATTGTCTACCTTATTTTTTCTGAATATGGCCTTAGGCACTTTTGTGATTTTTGTTGTATATATAATTGCTGGCCCAGTTGCCTTGTTTTTTGATGAACCACGCCTTGTATTATTGTTGCAGGTGCTGTCTTTAGGCTATTTTCTGGGAAGTTTGCAAGTGGTACAATATGGTTTGCTTGCAAGGAAAATGGCATTTAAAACCATAGGGAAAATTAGAATTACCTCCCAAGCCATTGCCGGAGTTGTTGCTGTTATTATGGCATTTTCTGGCTTCGGAGTGTGGGCCTTGGTTTTCCAAAGCCTCATTTCTGTGACTTTGGGAACCATTTTGTTCTGGAGATTTGGAAAATGGAAGCCAGTTTTATCGTTCGAATGGTTAGTAGTTAGGGAAGCCTTTGGTTTCAGTGGATTTTTAATGCTTTC
Protein-coding sequences here:
- a CDS encoding tryptophan halogenase family protein, which encodes MQDFKDVRDIGVIGGGTAGYFTALYLKKKFGDKNITVIESSKIPIIGVGEASTPLLLKFIHSILGFSVHEFFNATKPTLKLGVKFNWGRKEDKHYLNPFGRMDTIASLRYKQSLDYTSLTTRMMAADKAPFISRNGEVLPIKVKSGMAYHIDNELLVKYLKEKIQLAKINHIDAKIEKTFLKKNNSDIDYLQTDQQKELKFDMYFDCTGFSSYLLGKALKSNWVDYGDSLMTNSAILGKASHTNGIKPYTTASTLNHGWLWETPTQRENHLGYVYSDKFCSAEEARSELRKYCPEINDEKVIRFKSGRYEKSWSGNTIAIGNAFAFVEPLESTGLHMIILQLEKFEKYLKNEKNLEAAQARYNSKINRSWDYIKWFIALHFKYNEKKDTPFWKMVREHTDLSGIQDYLNYYKKNGPVFFNENNVLNQQLKNTIFGTFSFDLVMLGSGFGWEHIVDNQPQISAAEKIITFNEKVVANALSHEESLIYLENNLSFCFR
- a CDS encoding tryptophan 7-halogenase, which encodes MTALKDIQTIGVIGGGTAGYLTALFLNKKFKYKRITLIESSKIPIIGVG
- a CDS encoding sulfotransferase family 2 domain-containing protein; protein product: MIISHSHKFISFAIPKTGTHAVRFALRPFLEVGDEEQVALFHHSKLQTGDFKKRKNGHITALEIKPHLSPEIWTSYLKFAFMRNPYERFVSACFFKHPLLSKEYTNVTKCRAYMKLLIQRESNQTSLFFRPQCDYITGEHNEILVDFIGQTENMEKDLKSVFSRLNLPFKSPEKINSSNHLPYRSYYDEELQSLISHFYKKDFDLFKIDDLKKI
- a CDS encoding glycosyltransferase family 8 protein; amino-acid sequence: MRYVLVTVCSPEFFLGTKVLIQSFLKENSWYEGEIIVINDGLTSYQKNELEERFNVSFVEIGAGLNDKITHLIKVFPHFHHFKSRFYSLECFSFQNYDKILFCDSDLLCTGDIRRLYENEENFSAAWDYRKIMGYVRHQDSFMFSKPEFVPEKFKEFFISGLFNTGVMAIGATLVKQNAYQRILYELIPETYEKIKTGHTDTVVLNKLFLDQVTWLDQNYNAYWPITSNMATVEGFIHFIGKQKPWSANIDHKNKWVRKWWEYANE
- a CDS encoding sulfotransferase, encoding MNKPKVFCVGFHKTGTTSIGKALEALGLKNVHGAGLIRSAVGDRRMMEMLFREDYELFFKLAESYDSFNDNPWFKIYKTLDQHFPNSKFILTLREEKEWYESAVRYFGKSSSAMRLWLYGKGNPHENRERFVNVYRKHNLEVQDYFTHRPSDLLVLPLNELNKMNKITSFLGLPENGIVFPHYNKGHDH
- a CDS encoding sulfotransferase family 2 domain-containing protein, which produces MIISHKHRFIFIKTNKTAGTSFEIALSSICGPKDILTPISPKDERVRAFLGYCGPQNYQNKDVLFRAHTSASSIKKNIAPEIWETYFKFCFERNPWDKVISHYYWRGGEIKYKGLDTYLEAGELGKIKAFSQYAYGDKILVDKIYKFEQLNQAVIALKQRLELPESFRLPDYKAKSGFRKYQADYRTFYTKQQQELIGKTFKREINLMGYQF
- a CDS encoding aspartyl/asparaginyl beta-hydroxylase domain-containing protein, with amino-acid sequence MEKNSNKTNSVRVLGEVDVLPLLQLLPELMQQWDTDAAINPNKKYSLAQVNHINFRWSNKKSDPVDYFDLPLWEKYRSILLPIMKQAVKPFGYKSGYFPRVMFAKMQPGTIIPEHIDGNTRGWIPHKIHVPIITNPDVAFTIRGVSYNFTKGTAVEVDNSGLHGVKNTGITARIHFIFEYLDGAINKIPQNDLA
- a CDS encoding lasso peptide biosynthesis B2 protein: MKLYDFKLIFLAFTYSAFIRFLMCFVKFNQYEKLLGTRNHKSPIVQPRPDELVHIDRIQKIIYSVNKYTPWEGKCMVKALSAKWLLASKGIKSTLYFGISPDRNPNKPPKLLAHAWLKVGDEFISGRKGHRRYKVVNFYS
- a CDS encoding ABC transporter ATP-binding protein — encoded protein: MVKFKNKWCSGKAWFLSFGKDFYKALQLTFRVSPNNTLLQFFFQILVAILPVGILYATKSLFDEIMSLDRDFEQVMFWLIALGLGQLLVNLIQQLLSYLGQIQQQKITDHTIGLMLEKSIAIPFSYFEDDKYHDNVHLAQKQALYKLPLILQHFQVLFTNVLSLLFLMAYFFTLITTYAWIILLVVLPLAIVKWYNGYVLHRLEKKLVPMERQAAYYHQILTSTTHAKELRTLNFGQSFIKRFSKIRKHIFTKKEALQQKLLRYSLLAESLEVIALFIVLFGVVQQAFLETIAISLLVVYIQGLQRIQSNLKGFLLALVNLFHQRIFLRDLFKFFELAETVEKPSSTPFPDKDFSIKIKNLSFSYGKNFPEVLNNINMTLPMGKMIGLVGANGSGKSTLVKLISGLYNAQEGDIIIGNHKLQEINPTDFRKKTVFLFQDFQKYFLSIKEIISIGDDENAINTDRLDTSIFDANADTFIDQLKNGVDTKMGRIFFEGQELSGGQWQKLAIARAFYRNASIVVLDEPTSALDALSENHIFEQLRRVAADKVILLITHRLYNLKECDHIYVVDEGKIAQEGNFSQLASEQGIFQNLYQQQRF
- a CDS encoding sulfotransferase domain-containing protein gives rise to the protein MAEPNIIWLASYPKSGNTWFRAFLSAFFNDGQVNLCNLNHGKLWYSNKRLPELYLDTCLDDLHIDELQPLRKLAYSELNKSLKEPLFVKIHDAFNSSFESQNPIIPEVSSRHIIYIVRNPLDVALSFANHKAVSYEKIARQFINNEKGYLSKKNNSSHEIYQFMGSWTQHVEGWLNQKKIPVHLVKYEDMKNKPYETFPFALKTLGIPYNTAKIEKAITACSFENLKQQEEKFGFFEKPSSNKVFFNKGETGRGLKEIPPHLVNEIINKNKKMMARLGYL
- a CDS encoding phosphoenolpyruvate carboxykinase (ATP), which produces MSYLYTVFGIPIRSEIVLPAFQPLVDNGTENDTIVVKIGKTDGLFSQSITTTRAMCRFNADEFLYEMPKVGKYFVKNGNEIIIQPLTDNMDSVLVFFYSNALAAALFQRNKLLIHASGIIDKNGKVWLFVAPSRVGKSTTALMLHQLGYPLFSDDIVMFHNTANKNMVTPSYPMIRIWQNTLEAQTVFDQESIYQIRPAVEKYGVLFHDTFDPSPREIAGLVFLKIGEEKIEITDLNGKEGFGYLNDNFYRKQWLSGMGKNNLKFKDLTYLAKNTSFWLASRPREMTSFKDFAEAIDKQIISKNG